In Serratia sp. FDAARGOS_506, a genomic segment contains:
- a CDS encoding YciY family protein encodes MRRSRNEVGRWRMLRQSQRRRHRWLERQSCSNRHIIRVRRRLDDQHRRALLFAVSCEW; translated from the coding sequence ATGAGACGCAGTAGAAATGAAGTGGGCCGCTGGCGCATGTTGCGGCAGAGCCAACGCCGCCGGCATCGCTGGCTGGAACGCCAATCGTGCAGCAATCGCCATATTATCCGGGTGCGGCGGCGCTTGGACGATCAGCATCGGCGCGCGCTGCTGTTTGCGGTATCCTGCGAGTGGTAA
- the oppC gene encoding oligopeptide ABC transporter permease OppC has protein sequence MMLTKKNSEALEHFSEKLEVEGRSLWQDARRRFMHNRAAVSSLFILALITLFVALAPMLSQFAYDDTDWAMMSAAPSVESGHYFGTDSSGRDLLVRVAIGGRISLMVGVAAALVAVIVGTLYGAMSGYLGGKVDSVMMRLLEILNSFPFMFFVILLVTFFGQNILLIFVAIGMVSWLDMARIVRGQTLGLKRKEFIEAALVCGVSTRNIVLRHIVPNVLGVVVVYASLLVPSMILFESFLSFLGLGTQEPLSSWGALLSDGANSMEVSPWLLLFPAGFLVVTLFCFNFIGDGLRDALDPKDR, from the coding sequence ATGATGTTGACTAAAAAGAACAGCGAAGCTCTGGAACACTTCAGCGAGAAGCTGGAAGTGGAAGGGCGCAGCCTGTGGCAAGACGCACGCCGGCGCTTTATGCACAACCGTGCGGCGGTCAGCAGCCTGTTTATTCTGGCGCTGATCACGCTGTTTGTGGCGCTGGCGCCGATGCTGTCGCAATTTGCCTACGATGATACCGACTGGGCGATGATGTCCGCCGCGCCAAGCGTGGAGTCGGGGCACTATTTCGGCACCGACTCCTCCGGGCGCGATCTGCTGGTGCGCGTGGCGATCGGCGGGCGCATCTCGCTGATGGTGGGCGTGGCGGCGGCGCTGGTGGCGGTGATCGTCGGCACCCTGTACGGCGCGATGTCCGGCTATCTGGGCGGCAAGGTCGACTCGGTGATGATGCGTTTGCTGGAGATCCTCAACTCCTTCCCGTTCATGTTCTTCGTGATCCTGCTGGTGACCTTCTTCGGCCAGAACATCCTGTTGATCTTCGTGGCGATCGGCATGGTGTCGTGGCTGGATATGGCGCGTATCGTGCGCGGCCAAACCCTCGGCCTGAAGCGTAAGGAATTCATCGAAGCGGCGCTGGTGTGCGGCGTCTCCACGCGCAACATCGTGCTGCGGCACATCGTGCCGAACGTGCTCGGCGTGGTGGTGGTGTACGCGTCGCTGCTGGTGCCGAGCATGATCCTGTTCGAATCCTTCCTCAGCTTCCTGGGGCTGGGCACGCAGGAGCCGCTCAGCAGCTGGGGCGCATTGCTCAGCGACGGCGCCAACTCAATGGAAGTTTCACCGTGGTTGCTGCTGTTCCCGGCGGGTTTCCTGGTTGTCACTCTGTTCTGTTTCAACTTTATCGGCGATGGCCTGCGTGACGCCCTCGACCCGAAAGATCGTTAA
- a CDS encoding YciI family protein, which translates to MLYLIYAQDAPNSLENRLAVRPAHLARLQALRDAGRLVVAGPNPAIDSNEPGTAGFTGSTVIAEFESLAEAQAWAQQDPYIAAGVYADVTVKPFKQVF; encoded by the coding sequence ATGCTTTATCTGATCTACGCGCAAGACGCCCCCAACTCACTGGAAAACCGTCTGGCGGTGCGCCCGGCACACCTGGCGCGCCTGCAGGCGCTGCGCGACGCCGGCCGCCTGGTGGTCGCCGGCCCTAACCCGGCCATCGACAGCAACGAACCCGGCACCGCCGGCTTTACCGGTTCGACGGTGATCGCCGAATTCGAGTCGCTGGCGGAAGCCCAGGCCTGGGCGCAGCAGGACCCTTATATCGCCGCCGGGGTCTATGCCGACGTGACGGTGAAGCCGTTCAAGCAGGTGTTCTGA
- a CDS encoding ABC transporter ATP-binding protein: MSTIEHPQLQTGAGVKTSPLLDVKDLRVTFSTPDGDVTAVNDLNFDLRAGETLGIVGESGSGKSQTAFALMGLLASNGRIGGSAKFNGREILNLPENQLNKLRAEEISMIFQDPMTSLNPYMRVGEQLMEVLMLHKKMSKSEAFEESVRMLDAVKMPEARKRMRMYPHEFSGGMRQRVMIAMALLCRPKLLIADEPTTALDVTVQAQIMTLLNELKREFNTAIIMITHDLGVVAGICNKVLVMYAGRTMEYGSAREVFYQPSHPYSIGLLNAVPRLDAEGEALLTIPGNPPNLLRLPKGCPFQPRCPYAMEQCASAPPLEQFGEGRLRACFKPVEALV; the protein is encoded by the coding sequence ATGAGCACCATTGAACATCCTCAACTGCAAACCGGCGCCGGCGTCAAAACGTCGCCGCTGCTGGACGTGAAAGACCTGCGTGTCACGTTCTCCACGCCGGACGGCGACGTGACGGCGGTGAACGATCTGAATTTCGATCTGCGCGCCGGCGAAACGCTGGGCATCGTCGGTGAATCCGGTTCCGGTAAATCGCAGACCGCGTTCGCTTTGATGGGCCTGCTGGCCAGCAATGGCCGCATCGGCGGCTCGGCCAAATTCAACGGTCGCGAAATCCTCAACCTGCCGGAAAATCAGCTCAACAAGCTGCGGGCCGAAGAGATCTCGATGATCTTCCAGGACCCGATGACCTCGCTCAACCCTTATATGCGCGTTGGCGAACAGCTGATGGAAGTGCTGATGCTGCATAAGAAAATGAGCAAAAGCGAAGCCTTCGAAGAGTCGGTACGCATGCTCGACGCGGTGAAAATGCCGGAAGCGCGCAAGCGCATGCGCATGTATCCGCACGAGTTTTCCGGCGGCATGCGCCAGCGCGTGATGATCGCCATGGCGCTGCTGTGCCGGCCGAAGCTGCTGATCGCCGATGAACCGACCACCGCGCTGGACGTGACCGTCCAGGCGCAGATCATGACGTTGCTCAACGAGCTTAAGCGCGAGTTCAACACCGCCATCATCATGATCACCCACGACCTGGGCGTGGTGGCCGGCATCTGCAACAAGGTGCTGGTGATGTACGCCGGCCGCACCATGGAATACGGCAGCGCGCGCGAGGTGTTCTACCAGCCGAGCCACCCGTACTCCATCGGTCTGTTGAACGCGGTGCCGCGCCTCGACGCCGAAGGCGAAGCGTTGCTGACCATTCCCGGCAATCCGCCGAACCTGCTGCGGTTGCCGAAAGGCTGCCCGTTCCAGCCGCGCTGCCCGTACGCCATGGAACAGTGCGCGAGCGCTCCGCCGTTGGAGCAATTTGGGGAAGGGCGCCTGCGCGCCTGCTTTAAACCGGTGGAGGCGTTGGTATGA
- a CDS encoding TetR/AcrR family transcriptional regulator — translation MGRQRSIDRDKVLDTAEEIVATQGAAGLTIDAVAKAMGISKGGVQYCFGSKDALIDAMFDRWGSAYETLFTAIAGDAPSPQTAVRAHMLATHSSDQTSSAKAAGLMATLIQTPEHLASTREWYRSRIAGLDLSTEEGKRARLAFLATEGAFMLRYFGLMDIDQAEWETMFTDMQALILTGSAYRTDS, via the coding sequence ATGGGACGTCAACGCAGCATCGATCGCGACAAGGTTTTGGACACCGCCGAGGAGATCGTCGCCACCCAGGGCGCCGCCGGTTTGACCATCGACGCCGTCGCCAAAGCGATGGGGATCTCCAAGGGCGGGGTGCAGTATTGCTTCGGCAGCAAAGACGCCCTTATCGATGCCATGTTCGATCGCTGGGGTAGCGCCTATGAGACGCTGTTTACGGCGATCGCCGGCGACGCTCCTTCGCCGCAGACCGCCGTGCGGGCGCATATGCTGGCCACCCACAGTTCGGATCAGACCTCCAGCGCCAAGGCCGCCGGGCTGATGGCGACGCTGATTCAAACGCCGGAACATCTGGCGAGCACGCGCGAATGGTACCGCAGCCGTATCGCCGGTTTGGATTTGTCGACCGAAGAAGGCAAACGCGCGCGCCTGGCGTTTCTCGCCACCGAAGGCGCCTTTATGCTGCGTTACTTTGGTTTGATGGATATCGACCAGGCGGAATGGGAAACGATGTTCACCGATATGCAGGCGTTGATTTTAACGGGCAGCGCCTATCGCACTGATAGCTAG
- the cls gene encoding cardiolipin synthase, whose protein sequence is MTTFYTVISWLMVFGYWLLIAGVTMRILMKRRAVPSAMAWLLVIYILPLFGIVAYLSFGELHLGKRRAERAKAMWPSTARWLKELKESRRIFATEYSEVAEPLFQLCNRRQGIDGVKGNQLQLLTTTDDTLKALIRDIELARHNIEMVFYIWQPGGLVDQVAESLMAAARRGVHCRLMLDSAGSLQFFRSPYPAMMRNAGIEVVEALKVNLLRVFLRRMDLRQHRKVVLIDNYIAYTGSMNMVDPRYFKQDAGVGQWIDLMARMEGPVATTMGIVYACDWEIETGKRILPPPPDVNIMPFEQESGHTIQVIASGPGFPEEMIHQALLTAVYSAREQLIMTTPYFVPSDDLLHAICTAALRGVEVSIIVPRDNDSMMVRWASRAFFSELLEAGVKIYQFEGGLLHTKSVLVDGQLSLVGTVNLDMRSLWLNFEITLVIDDDGFGSDLACVQEDYIARSKLLNAKEWLKRPFWHRLVERLFYFFSPLL, encoded by the coding sequence ATGACAACATTTTATACCGTAATCAGTTGGCTCATGGTGTTCGGCTACTGGCTGCTGATCGCCGGCGTGACGATGCGCATTTTGATGAAACGCCGTGCGGTTCCCTCTGCCATGGCCTGGCTGCTGGTTATCTATATTCTGCCGCTATTCGGCATCGTGGCCTATTTATCGTTCGGCGAATTACATCTGGGCAAGCGCCGGGCCGAACGCGCCAAGGCCATGTGGCCGTCGACCGCCCGCTGGCTGAAGGAGCTGAAAGAGAGCCGCCGCATCTTCGCCACCGAGTACAGCGAGGTCGCCGAACCGCTGTTCCAGCTGTGCAACCGCCGCCAGGGCATCGACGGCGTCAAGGGCAACCAGCTGCAGCTGCTCACCACCACCGATGACACGCTGAAAGCGCTGATCCGCGATATCGAACTGGCGCGCCACAACATCGAAATGGTGTTCTATATCTGGCAACCCGGCGGCCTGGTCGATCAGGTAGCCGAATCGCTGATGGCCGCCGCGCGGCGCGGCGTACACTGCCGCCTGATGCTGGATTCCGCCGGCAGTCTGCAATTTTTCCGCAGCCCCTACCCGGCGATGATGCGCAACGCCGGCATCGAAGTGGTCGAAGCGCTGAAGGTCAACCTGCTGCGCGTGTTTCTGCGCCGCATGGACCTGCGCCAGCACCGCAAGGTGGTGCTGATCGACAACTACATCGCCTATACCGGCAGCATGAACATGGTCGATCCGCGCTACTTCAAACAGGATGCGGGCGTAGGCCAGTGGATCGATCTGATGGCGCGTATGGAAGGGCCGGTGGCCACCACCATGGGCATCGTCTATGCCTGCGACTGGGAGATTGAAACCGGCAAGCGCATTCTGCCACCGCCGCCGGACGTCAACATCATGCCGTTCGAACAAGAGAGCGGCCATACCATTCAGGTGATTGCCTCCGGCCCCGGCTTCCCCGAGGAGATGATCCACCAGGCGCTGCTGACCGCGGTCTATTCCGCGCGCGAGCAGCTGATTATGACCACGCCGTATTTCGTGCCGAGCGACGATCTGCTGCACGCCATCTGCACCGCCGCCCTGCGCGGCGTCGAAGTCAGTATCATCGTGCCGCGCGACAACGATTCGATGATGGTGCGCTGGGCCAGCCGGGCGTTCTTCTCCGAGCTGCTGGAAGCCGGGGTGAAAATCTATCAGTTCGAAGGTGGCCTGCTGCATACCAAGAGCGTGCTGGTAGACGGCCAGCTCAGCCTGGTCGGTACCGTCAATCTGGACATGCGCAGCCTGTGGCTGAATTTCGAAATCACGCTGGTGATTGACGATGACGGCTTCGGCAGCGATTTGGCCTGCGTGCAGGAAGATTACATCGCCCGCTCCAAGCTGCTGAACGCAAAAGAGTGGCTGAAGCGGCCGTTCTGGCATCGCCTGGTCGAGCGCCTGTTCTACTTTTTCAGCCCGCTGCTGTAA
- the smfY gene encoding multidrug efflux MFS transporter SmfY — protein sequence MYAKNRWLILTMVASALFLIVIDMTVLYTALPRLTQALDASASQKLWIVNAYPLVVAGLLPGAGMLSDRIGHKRLFLAGLPAFAVASLCAAFSPTAEWLIAARVFLAVGAAMMMPATLSIVRHVFTDERERALAIGIWASVASGGAAIGPVVGGLLLEYFWWGSVFLINVPVVLLVWPLAWKLIPRCGGDNPRPSDIVGSVQIMIGLVGTIYALKELSKPAPDVSTLLVAALIGVLFLVLFVRRQQRSAHPMIDFSLFRNRLFAGGIGVALLSMVALIGVELVLSQRLQLVLGLSPLQAALFILPIPLASALAGPVAGLLLPRYGERSIILGGFVLTTLGIAGLAAWYQSGMALQLASLALVGFGLGGVITAASTAIMLNAPEEKSGMAASIEDVSYELGGVLGVTLLGGLMTAVYSHSLALPAELPVSDLAYDSIDEALRLAAGMAADRAQQLTQLARLAFDRAFITVLIAAALLMALGAGAVRLALRK from the coding sequence ATGTACGCCAAGAACCGCTGGTTGATCCTGACGATGGTCGCCAGCGCCCTGTTCCTGATCGTCATCGATATGACGGTGTTATATACCGCCCTGCCGCGGTTAACCCAGGCGCTGGACGCCAGCGCCTCGCAAAAACTCTGGATCGTCAACGCCTACCCGCTGGTGGTGGCCGGCCTGTTGCCCGGCGCCGGCATGCTGAGCGACCGCATCGGCCATAAACGGCTGTTTCTCGCCGGTCTGCCGGCGTTTGCCGTCGCGTCGCTGTGCGCCGCTTTCTCGCCTACCGCCGAATGGCTGATCGCCGCTCGCGTGTTCCTCGCCGTTGGTGCGGCAATGATGATGCCCGCCACGCTGTCCATTGTGCGCCACGTCTTTACCGACGAACGCGAACGTGCGCTGGCAATCGGCATCTGGGCCTCGGTGGCTTCCGGCGGCGCAGCTATCGGCCCAGTGGTCGGCGGCCTGCTGCTGGAGTATTTCTGGTGGGGTTCGGTGTTCCTGATCAATGTGCCGGTCGTGCTGCTGGTCTGGCCGCTGGCGTGGAAACTGATACCGCGCTGTGGTGGCGACAATCCGCGCCCTTCGGACATCGTCGGCTCGGTGCAGATCATGATAGGTCTGGTCGGCACTATCTATGCGCTGAAGGAGCTGAGCAAACCGGCCCCTGATGTGAGCACCTTGCTTGTGGCAGCGCTGATCGGCGTGTTGTTCCTGGTGTTGTTCGTGCGTCGCCAGCAGCGCAGCGCCCACCCGATGATCGATTTCTCTCTGTTCCGCAACCGGCTGTTCGCAGGCGGCATCGGCGTCGCCCTGCTGTCAATGGTGGCGCTGATCGGCGTCGAGCTGGTGCTCAGCCAACGCCTGCAGCTGGTGCTCGGCCTCAGCCCGCTGCAGGCGGCGCTGTTTATTTTGCCGATCCCGCTGGCCTCAGCGCTGGCGGGGCCCGTAGCCGGCCTGCTGTTGCCGCGCTACGGCGAACGCAGCATCATCCTCGGCGGTTTTGTCCTGACTACCCTCGGCATTGCCGGTCTTGCCGCGTGGTACCAGAGCGGCATGGCGCTGCAATTGGCGAGCCTGGCGCTCGTGGGCTTTGGCCTCGGCGGCGTAATCACCGCCGCTTCTACCGCCATCATGCTGAACGCGCCGGAGGAAAAGTCCGGCATGGCAGCGTCTATTGAAGACGTCTCCTACGAACTGGGTGGCGTACTGGGCGTGACGCTGCTCGGCGGATTGATGACCGCAGTCTACAGCCACAGCCTGGCGCTGCCGGCGGAGCTGCCGGTCAGCGATTTGGCTTACGACAGCATCGACGAAGCTCTGCGACTGGCGGCCGGGATGGCGGCCGATCGCGCGCAGCAGCTGACGCAGCTGGCGCGTTTGGCCTTTGATCGCGCCTTTATTACGGTGCTGATCGCCGCAGCACTATTGATGGCGCTGGGCGCCGGTGCGGTAAGACTTGCGCTGCGCAAGTAA
- a CDS encoding Dps family protein: MATAKKAAKTHIGLDSKQSAKLAEALNALLANYQVLYMNVRGYHWNITGPQFFELHAKFEETYNDLLTKVDELAERILTLGSQPRHAFSDYLKTADIKEHTNVTDDKGTLRGLLEGYSILLQQQRELLSVAADAGDEGTASLMSDYIKEQEKQVWMLNAYLGK; this comes from the coding sequence ATGGCAACGGCAAAGAAAGCAGCGAAAACCCATATCGGCCTCGACAGTAAACAATCGGCAAAACTCGCCGAAGCGCTGAACGCGCTATTGGCGAACTATCAGGTGCTGTATATGAACGTGCGCGGCTATCACTGGAACATCACCGGCCCGCAGTTCTTTGAACTGCACGCAAAATTCGAAGAGACATATAACGATCTGCTGACCAAGGTGGATGAGCTGGCGGAACGTATTCTGACGCTGGGTTCACAGCCGCGCCACGCTTTCAGCGACTATCTGAAAACCGCCGACATCAAGGAGCACACCAACGTGACCGATGATAAAGGCACGTTGCGCGGGCTGTTGGAAGGGTATTCAATCTTGCTGCAACAGCAGCGTGAGCTGCTGTCAGTGGCGGCAGACGCCGGTGACGAAGGCACGGCGTCACTGATGAGTGATTACATCAAAGAGCAGGAAAAACAGGTCTGGATGCTCAACGCCTATCTGGGCAAATAA
- the oppA gene encoding oligopeptide ABC transporter substrate-binding protein OppA, giving the protein MTNITKKTLIAAGVIAALGITATTSAFAADVPAGVQLADKQEIVKNNGSEVQSLDPHKIEGVPENNVTRDLMEGLANNSLDGSIVPGVAESWDNKDFKVWTFHLRKDAKWSNGKPVTAQDFVYSWQRVVDPKTASPYASYLQYAHVENVDDIIAGKKDKSTLGVKAIDDHTFQVTLSEPVPYLVEMTPHYAMKPVYKDAVEKFGEKWTLPANYVSNGAYKLKDWIVNERIVLERNPEYWDNAKTIINKVTFLPISSEVTDVNRYRTGEIDMTYNNMPIELFQKLKKEIPKEVHVDPYLCTYYYEINNQKAPFTDARVREALKLGMDRDIIVNKVKNQGDLPAYSFTPPYTDGAKLTAPEWFGWTQEKRNEVAKKLLADAGYGPGKPLTFSLLYNTSDLHKKLAIAAASIWKKNLGVDVKLVNQEWKTFLDTRHQGTYDVARAGWCADYNEPSSFLNMMLSDSSSNTPHYKSAEFDKLMANVLTAKTKDERADLYQKAEVQLDKDSAIVPLYYYVNARLVKPYVGGYTGKDPLDNVYDKNLYIIKH; this is encoded by the coding sequence ATGACCAACATCACGAAGAAAACGCTCATTGCCGCCGGCGTTATCGCCGCGCTGGGTATCACAGCTACTACCAGCGCTTTCGCCGCTGACGTCCCGGCGGGCGTGCAGCTGGCCGACAAGCAAGAAATCGTTAAAAACAACGGTTCCGAAGTGCAGTCGCTGGATCCGCACAAAATTGAGGGCGTGCCGGAAAACAACGTCACGCGCGATCTGATGGAAGGCCTGGCGAACAACAGCCTGGACGGTTCCATCGTGCCGGGCGTCGCGGAAAGCTGGGATAACAAGGATTTCAAAGTCTGGACCTTCCACCTGCGTAAAGACGCCAAGTGGTCCAACGGCAAGCCGGTGACGGCGCAAGATTTCGTCTACAGCTGGCAGCGCGTGGTGGATCCGAAAACCGCGTCGCCTTATGCCAGCTACCTGCAGTACGCCCATGTGGAAAACGTCGATGACATCATCGCCGGTAAAAAAGACAAGTCGACGCTGGGCGTGAAGGCCATCGACGACCACACCTTCCAGGTGACCCTGAGCGAACCTGTGCCTTATCTGGTTGAAATGACCCCGCACTACGCCATGAAGCCGGTTTACAAAGATGCGGTGGAGAAGTTTGGCGAGAAATGGACGCTGCCGGCCAACTACGTCAGCAACGGCGCTTATAAACTGAAAGACTGGATTGTCAACGAACGCATCGTACTGGAACGCAACCCGGAATATTGGGATAACGCCAAAACCATCATCAATAAAGTGACGTTCCTGCCTATTTCGTCGGAAGTGACCGACGTTAACCGCTACCGCACCGGTGAAATCGACATGACTTACAACAACATGCCGATCGAACTGTTCCAGAAGCTGAAGAAAGAGATCCCAAAAGAGGTGCATGTCGATCCTTATCTGTGCACCTATTACTACGAAATCAACAACCAGAAAGCCCCGTTCACCGACGCTCGCGTGCGTGAAGCGCTGAAGCTGGGCATGGACCGCGACATCATCGTCAACAAGGTGAAAAACCAGGGCGATCTGCCGGCCTACAGCTTTACGCCACCATACACCGACGGCGCCAAGCTGACCGCGCCGGAGTGGTTCGGCTGGACGCAGGAAAAACGTAACGAAGTGGCGAAGAAACTGCTGGCCGACGCCGGCTACGGCCCGGGCAAACCGCTGACCTTCTCCCTGTTGTACAACACCTCCGATCTGCACAAGAAACTGGCGATCGCCGCCGCCTCCATCTGGAAGAAAAACCTGGGCGTGGACGTGAAGCTGGTGAACCAGGAGTGGAAAACCTTCCTGGATACCCGTCATCAGGGTACCTATGACGTGGCGCGCGCCGGCTGGTGCGCCGACTACAACGAGCCGAGCTCGTTCCTGAACATGATGCTGTCCGACAGCAGCAGTAACACCCCGCACTATAAGAGCGCCGAGTTCGACAAGCTGATGGCCAACGTATTGACCGCGAAGACCAAAGACGAGCGCGCCGATCTGTATCAGAAAGCGGAAGTTCAGCTGGATAAAGATTCCGCCATTGTTCCGCTGTATTACTATGTGAACGCCCGTTTGGTGAAACCTTACGTCGGTGGCTACACCGGCAAAGACCCGCTTGATAACGTGTACGACAAAAACCTGTACATCATCAAGCATTGA
- the oppB gene encoding oligopeptide ABC transporter permease OppB — MLKFILRRLLEAIPTLFILITISFFMMRLAPGSPFTGERALPPEVMANIEAKYHLNDPIWKQYGHYLAQLAQGDFGPSFKYKDYSVNDLVASSFPVSAKLGLAAFLLAVVLGVSAGVIAALNQNTKWDYTVMGFAMTGVVIPSFVVAPLLVLIFAITLKWLPGGGWNGGAPKFIILPMVALSLAYIASIARITRGSMIEVLHSNFIRTARAKGLPMRRIIFRHALKPALLPVLSYMGPAFVGIITGSMVIETIYGLPGIGQLFVNGALNRDYSLVLSLTILVGALTILFNAIVDVLYAVIDPKIRY; from the coding sequence ATGCTTAAATTTATACTTCGTCGCTTGTTGGAAGCGATCCCGACACTATTTATCCTTATCACCATCTCATTCTTCATGATGCGCCTGGCGCCCGGCAGTCCATTTACCGGGGAGCGCGCTTTACCGCCGGAAGTTATGGCGAACATCGAAGCCAAATATCATTTAAACGATCCGATCTGGAAACAGTACGGTCATTATCTGGCGCAGCTTGCGCAGGGAGACTTCGGCCCGTCCTTTAAATACAAGGACTATTCGGTGAACGATCTGGTCGCCAGCTCTTTCCCGGTATCCGCCAAACTTGGCCTGGCCGCGTTTCTGCTGGCGGTGGTGCTGGGGGTGAGCGCCGGCGTTATCGCCGCGCTGAATCAGAATACCAAATGGGACTACACGGTGATGGGGTTCGCCATGACCGGGGTGGTAATACCCAGTTTCGTGGTGGCGCCGCTGTTGGTGCTGATCTTCGCCATCACGCTGAAATGGCTGCCGGGCGGCGGCTGGAACGGCGGCGCGCCTAAATTCATTATCCTGCCGATGGTGGCGCTGTCGCTGGCTTATATCGCCAGCATCGCCCGTATCACGCGCGGCTCGATGATTGAAGTGCTGCACTCCAACTTTATCCGCACCGCGCGCGCCAAAGGCTTGCCGATGCGTCGCATCATTTTCCGCCACGCGCTGAAGCCGGCGCTGCTGCCGGTGCTGTCCTACATGGGGCCGGCGTTCGTCGGCATCATCACCGGTTCGATGGTCATTGAAACCATCTACGGTCTGCCGGGGATTGGCCAGCTGTTCGTTAACGGCGCGCTGAACCGCGATTATTCCCTGGTGTTGAGCCTGACCATTCTGGTGGGCGCCCTGACCATTCTGTTCAACGCGATCGTCGATGTGCTGTATGCGGTCATCGATCCGAAAATCCGTTATTAA
- a CDS encoding HI1450 family dsDNA-mimic protein, with protein sequence MDLNNRLTEDETLEQAYDIFLELAGDNLDPADILLFNLQFEERGGAELYDPSEDWSEHVDYDLNPDFFAEVVIGLADSDGEPINDVFARVLICREKDHKLCHILWKE encoded by the coding sequence ATGGATTTGAATAACCGCCTTACCGAAGACGAAACGCTGGAACAGGCCTACGATATCTTCCTCGAGTTGGCCGGCGACAATCTGGATCCGGCGGATATTCTGCTGTTCAACCTGCAGTTTGAAGAACGCGGCGGCGCCGAACTGTACGACCCTTCCGAAGACTGGAGTGAGCACGTGGACTACGATCTGAACCCAGACTTCTTCGCCGAAGTGGTGATCGGTCTGGCGGACAGCGACGGCGAGCCGATCAACGACGTGTTCGCCCGCGTGCTGATCTGCCGCGAGAAAGACCACAAGCTGTGCCACATTCTGTGGAAAGAGTAA
- the oppF gene encoding murein tripeptide/oligopeptide ABC transporter ATP binding protein OppF, protein MTAVTDKKVLLEVADLKVHFDIHDDKQWFWQPPKTLKAVDGVTLRLFEGETLGVVGESGCGKSTFARAIIGLVKATSGRVAWLGKDLLGMSDADWRKTRSDIQMIFQDPLASLNPRMTIGEIIAEPLRTYYPKMPRQEVKDKVKAMMLKVGLLPNLINRYPHEFSGGQCQRIGIARALILEPKLVICDEPVSALDVSIQAQVVNLLQQLQREMGLSLIFIAHDLAVVKHISDRVLVMYLGHAVELGTYDEVYHNPQHPYTKALMSAVPIPDPDKEKEKQIQLLEGELPSPINPPSGCVFRTRCPIAGPECAKTRPLLEGSFRHAVSCLKVDPL, encoded by the coding sequence ATGACAGCGGTAACCGACAAGAAAGTGCTGCTCGAAGTCGCCGATTTGAAAGTGCACTTCGACATTCATGACGATAAACAGTGGTTCTGGCAGCCGCCTAAAACCCTGAAAGCGGTTGATGGCGTCACGCTGCGGCTGTTCGAGGGTGAAACCCTGGGGGTGGTTGGCGAATCCGGCTGCGGCAAATCCACCTTCGCGCGCGCCATTATCGGCCTGGTGAAAGCCACCAGCGGGCGCGTCGCCTGGTTGGGGAAAGATTTGCTGGGCATGAGCGACGCCGATTGGCGCAAGACTCGCAGCGATATCCAGATGATCTTCCAGGATCCGCTGGCTTCGCTCAACCCGCGCATGACCATCGGCGAGATCATCGCCGAGCCGCTGCGCACCTACTACCCGAAGATGCCGCGGCAGGAAGTGAAGGACAAGGTCAAGGCGATGATGCTGAAGGTCGGCCTGCTGCCTAACCTGATCAACCGCTATCCGCACGAGTTCTCCGGCGGCCAGTGCCAGCGTATCGGCATCGCACGCGCGCTGATCCTCGAGCCGAAGCTGGTGATCTGCGACGAACCGGTCTCCGCGCTGGATGTGTCGATTCAGGCGCAGGTGGTAAACCTGTTGCAGCAGCTGCAGCGTGAGATGGGGTTGTCATTGATCTTTATCGCCCACGATTTGGCGGTGGTGAAGCACATTTCCGATCGCGTGCTGGTGATGTACCTGGGCCATGCGGTGGAGCTGGGCACCTATGACGAGGTGTACCACAACCCGCAGCACCCTTACACCAAAGCGCTGATGTCGGCGGTGCCGATCCCGGATCCGGACAAGGAGAAGGAAAAGCAGATCCAACTGTTGGAAGGGGAGCTGCCTTCGCCGATCAACCCGCCGTCCGGCTGCGTGTTCCGCACCCGTTGCCCGATAGCCGGGCCGGAATGCGCCAAGACGCGTCCGCTGCTGGAGGGCAGCTTCCGCCATGCGGTGTCCTGCCTGAAGGTCGATCCGCTGTAA